GGTCGAAAAAGGCCGCCTCACAGATGGCCTGTTCGAATTTTCGAAGTGTGAAGCAGTTGCCGACACGACTGGCAAGATAGCGAGCATTGGCGGATAGGTTGTTGCCGAAAGGCTCGATGACGCACTGCGAAGTAACACCGTTGTCGGCGCTGGGAGACACCCGACGCATCGACCTAAGTGTATCCGGTTCGCAGTTGCCGGGCGATCCTGCCGCGCCCTTGAGGAGCATTCGGTGTAGGATGAACCACGTTCCGGGCCGGTCCTCGCGCCGGGTTTCGGCATGTCCTCGTCTACGGCCCATGGAGAGTTCATGAAAACCCTGATCGCGGTTTGCACAGTTTTGACGCTTTCCGGCTGCGGGGTCGTGCTACCGGCCAAGCACAATTCCCGCGATCTCGATAAGCTCCAATCCGGCATGACGGAACAACAGGTCGACCAGGTGCTCGAATCCCATTTTGTCACGCTGCACGAAGGGAATACGGCGGAAGGCAGGAACACCGTGGTCCGCTTATATGACCTATACGGCAGAAATACAGCCGTTTGGAACCTGCTCCTGGGCATTCCGACCTTCACCGTCACCTGGTGGCTCGTACCGGACACCAAGGCTTACGAACTGGTCTTCGTCGATCATAAACTGAAACGATGGGCTCTCGATGAGCCGGAGTGAGGGGCAGACTTTGAGGAGGTTTCCATGCCGAACGAACCGACTTTGAAGAAGCACACGAAGAAGGTTTTCAAAGAGACGGTCGACATCTACCGCAAGGATCTGATCGCCCTCTTGAACAACCCGCTGCCCATCGCCATCGCGGTGGCGGCGATCGTCTTGTTTCTGCTCGCGATCGGATCGTGAGAACCGCCCCGCCGATCGGGGGATGCGTCCGAATTCGGTGAGGAGTTCTCCCTGCCGTTCCGGCTGAACTGAGCGACCCATGGCGATCCTCACCGCCAGGTGCGCCGAGTTACTTGCATGTTGCTAGCTATGCGACTATAGTAACTTGCATCATGCAACGAACCAGCTTCAAGAACATGGAATGCCCGGCTGCGCGTGCCCTGGAATGTGTCGGCGAATGGTGGAGCATGCTGATCCTGCGCGATGCTTTCCAGGGGCTTACCCGATTCGACGAATTCCAGGCCAGCCTCGGGATCGCCCCCAATATCCTGACACGACGGCTGAAGCACCTGACCATGAACGGCTTATTGGAGCGCCGCATGTACAACCCGCGTCCACCCCGATACGAATACCTTCTGACGACCAAAGGCCGCGATTTCTTCCCGGTGCTGGCGGCGATGCTCGCCTGGGGCAACAAGCACCTGACGCCCGAAGGGATATCGGTCCAACTGGCGGACCGCCGTTCCGGCGAACTCGTTGAACCGGCTTTGGTGGACGGCCGCACCCTGGCGCCGATCACCCCGGAAAACGTGATGCTGCGGGCGGGGCCCGCGGCGAGCGCAAAGGTTCGTCTTCGCGCCCGCGTCTCGCGGGCCCGATTGGCGAACACCGCTCTGCCTGACCGGAACCCGGAAAAGCCGGCATGAGCATGCGCCGCGTCGTCGTCACGGGCATGGGGATGGTCTCTCCCCTGGGCTGCGGTATCGAACAGGTGTGGTCGCGCCTGATCGCCGGGCGTTCCGGATTGCGGGCGCTGCCCGAAGAACTGGTGGCCGATATTCCGGCAAAGGTGGGCGGTGTCGTACCGATCAGGGTGGAAGACCCGGCAGCCGGCTTCGATACCGACCCGGTGGCCTCGCCCAAGGACCAGCGCAAGATGGACCGATTCATCCTGTTCGCGCTGGCCGCGGCCGAGGAGGCGATCGCCCAGTCGGGCTGGCTGCCGACGGACGCGAGTTCGCGCGAACGCACCGCCACGGTCATCGCCTCCGGCATCGGCGGCTTTCCGGCGATCACGCAGGCCGTACGCACGACGGACCGCCGCGGCGTGCAGCGCCTGTCCCCGTTCACCATCCCGTCCTTTCTCGTCAACATGGCCGCCGGGCATGTCTCCATCCGCTTCGGCTATCAAGGCCCCATCGGCGCTCCGGTGACGGCCTGCGCGGCGGGTGTCCAGGCCATCGGCGACGCCGCCCGGCTGATCCGGCAAGGCGAAGCCGATGTGGCTGTCTGCGGCGGTACGGAGGCCTGCATCGATCGGGTGAGCCTGGGCGGGTTTGCCGCCGCGCGGGCCTTGTCGTCGCGCTTCAATGACGAACCGGAACGCGCTTCCCGGCCTTTCGACGGCGCACGCGACGGCTTCGTGATGGGAGAAGGCGCGGGGCTGCTGGTCATCGAAGCACTGGAACATGCCCAGGCACGGGGCGCCCTGCCCCTCGCCGAATTGGTCGGATACGGCACCAGCGCGGACGCCTATCACCTCACCTCCGGCCCGGAGGATGGCGCCGGCGCCCGGCGCGCCATGCAGGCCGCCTTGCGGCAGGCCGGCCTCACTCCGGCGGACATCCAGCACCTTAACGCCCATGCCACCTCCACCCCCGTGGGGGACCGCTGCGAGTTGGAGGCCATCAAATCGCTGTTCGGCCGGAACCCAGGCGTCGCGGTCAGTTCGACCAAATCGGCGACCGGCCATCTGCTGGGCGCAGCGGGCGGCGTCGAAGCAATCTTTACCGTACTGGCGCTGCGCGACCAAATCGTGCCGGCGACGCTCAACCTGGAACGTCCCGACCCTGCCAGCGAAGGCGTGGATATCGTGAGCGGTGCGGCCAGGCCCATGGCCCTCGAGCATACGATGTCCAACGGCTTCGGTTTCGGCGGCGTTAACGCCAGCATCGTTCTGCGGCGCTGGCAGGTGTGACATGTCCGGTCCCTGGCAACAAAAACCGGTAATGAAATCTCCGCAGACCTTGACATGCCGCCGGACGGATCGAATCGGGAGGCTTCAAGGATCGATTGGCCGCGATCATATATCGGCCTCGAATGATTTCCTTTTGCTCAGCACACCCTTTCGTCACTTCAGCGGTCCCAATTCTTATCGTTACAGGAGGTTGTATGTCGGTCATCCTTAAAGGCAGCTGCCTTTGCGGCGCGGTGAAATATGAAGTCAGCGGTGATCCTCAACGCTTCTATCATTGCCATTGTTCCCGATGCCGAAAGTCGTCAGGAACCGGGCATGCGACCAATCTGTTCCTTTCGCATGCGGATTTGGTGTTTACTGACGGCAAGGCCTTGCTGAAGCAATTCAAAGTTCCCGAAGCCAAGCGGTTCACCCGGCAGTTTTGTAGTCACTGCGGAAGCCAGGTCGCCCGATTCGTTCCGGAAATTGATGGCGTTGTCATACCAGCCGGCTCACTGGACGACGAAATCCCGATCAAACCGCAGGCGCGGATCTTCTGGGACTCAAGAGCCGATTGGTCTTGCGATGGGGATACGCTACCGCGTCATGCTGAATATCCGGACTAACTGCGTTCCCGGAGCATTGGCGCGACGAATCGCAATAGACACTTCAGCAGCAAGAGGCGGCCCAACGGTGGAAATAATCCGCAGGATCCAGACATTTCAGATGAAGCGACTCATATTATTGATTACATTGGTTCTGCCATGCCTTTCTCTCCCGATTCACGCCGCAGATATGCCCGAAGGCGCGGAAAGCCGATTTGTCCAGGTGAACGGCATTCGACTGCATTACGTAAGAATGGGAGCAGGGCCCCTTGTCGTCTTGCTCCACGGCTGGCCTGAAACCTGGTACGAATGGATTGGCGTCATGCCCAGGCTGGCGCAAACCCATACTGTTGTGGCGCTGGACTTGCGGGGACTGGGTCTTTCAGAAAAGACGCAGGACGGCTACGACAAGCGTACTGTTGCTGAGGATATCGACGCTCTGATCAAGCAGATGGGAGCAAAATCCGCGGTTGTCGTGGGACACGACATGGGAGGCAAGGTCGCTTACATTTTAGGGTTATCGCACCCGAAGTCCGTGTCGAAGCTGGTACTCGTCGATTGCATGCTGCCCGGAACGGAAAACATGGACCCCTCGAAAGGCGGCATGTGGCACTATGGTTTTCATATGGCGCCGAATTTTCCGGAGTTTTTGACTCAGGGAAGGGAACGCGAGTACATCGCCGCGCAAATGACCCAATGGCTGCATCGCAAAGATGCGATTCCTGAGGAGACAATCGACGAATACGCCAGCCATTATGCCGCTCCCGGCGGTATGACGGCGGGCTTCAATTATTACCGGGCATTGCGCGAGGATGCCAAATTCGCAGCCTCCCTGGCAAATAGGAAATTGTCGATGCCGGTACTGACGATTGGCGGTCGTTACGGCGTGTCCGACAAACTCTTTCAAGCGTTGCGGCCGAAAGCCCAGAACATTACCGGCATGATCGCCGAACACAGCGGGCATTTCGTGCCGGAGGAGGAAACGGACTTATTCGTCGACGCCTTGAATAAGTTTCTCCGCCGATGACTGGCCCAGTAATCTCGGCAGGCCGCGCGATCATTCGCCCGCCTTCCATGAGTTGCAGTACAGGCCGACGCTCCGGCAGGCCTGGACGGCAAAGGCTGCACCCGCCGACGGCTTCGATGATTCGGCCCAACCGAGGTTGCCACAATGACTGACCTGCTTCCGCCCTGGCCTCTGTTTTCCGCTTTCCTGTTGGCAAGTCTGGCGCTCGCGGTGACGCCCGGACCCGGAGTGCTCTACGTCGTGACTCGCAGCCTGGTCCAAGGGCGCGGCTGTGGGCTGGTTTCGGTTGCCGGCGTCGCGTTCGGGAACCTCGGCAATGCAGTCGCCGCTTCCATCGGCCTTGCCGCCCTGTTCGCGGTGTCTTCCTTCGCCTTCTCGGTGGTCAAGTCGGCGGGCGCGCTCTACCTCATCTACCTCGGCATCCGGATGTTCCGTTCCTCTTCGGTAGAAAACCCCGCTTCGAAGCCTGAAGTTGCGCCGCTGGGCCGTGTCTTCCGGGAAGGTTTCGTCGTCGCGCTGCTCAATCCCAAGACCACGGTTTTCTTCGCGGCCTTTCTTCCACAATTTCTGGCCCCAAGTGCGCCGCCCATGCTTCAGAGTATGGTGCTGGGCTCCCTCTTCGTCGCAATTGCCGCGGTCACGGACAGCGCCTATGCACTTGCCGCAGGAATGGTCGCGCCTATGCTGCGTGGTAACTCCGCCCGCCGCATGGGGCTACGTTTCGGCAGTGGAATCTTCGTCGGCCTGGGTGTTTTCGCCGCACTCGCAGCGGCTCGCTCGGACGAATAGGCACCCTCCCGTTTCAACGATGCAGCCTGAATGGCTCCAGCCACAAGTCCCTGACGGCGGTACCCGCCGCGCGCATCGCATAAGAACTGACCAGCGGATTCCGTAAGGAGAGTTTTACTTCGCTTTAAGCGCCTTCTTGAGATAAGCGGTCAGTTGAATGGCTTCCATCGATGACACTTGGTAACCATTTTCCATCGGTGTCAAGGTGATGTATCCCTGGAGGCTTTTCAATGCCTCGCTCTTGCGATCAGTAGTGGGATTGGCTTCGTCCGCCGTATGCACTGACACGGCGACGCCCGGCAGATGCACATTGCCAAGGCCGTAGCTTGCGGCTATCGGATCGGTGCTCAAATCCGCCACAAAATGAACGTCCATGCTGTCGAAGTTGCCAAACCGAGTGACGGTCCACGGCAGCATGCTGCTCTGGCCGAGTTCGAACTTCGGATAGTTGACATTCAAGGCGTATCCTTTCGGCAGCGGAGGCTTTCCGGGGCGCCGGCTATCAAGTTTCTCGACCAGTTGTACAGTCAGAACCGCCACTTCGGCGGCGAGAGCATCGTTTTTGGTGGTGTTGATATCGGCGCTCACAGCAATGGCCGGAATTCCCCGAGTCAGTGCGAACTGCGCATTCGAGACGGTTCCGGAGGAAATGACGATGCTCCCGAGATTCTGCCCTTCGTTGGGGCCGGAGATGATCAAATCCGGCGCTCCGCTCCAGCGTTGGGGCGCCACGACATCGAGCCCATACATCAGCGCCATGATCGGGGTTCCATCCACGTAGTAGGCGTCATTCAAGCCCGAAATGGGCCCTAAGCCGGGCGCGCCCGCGGACGCTGCACTACCTACACAAGCCTTGGCCAACGGGACAATCGGCGTCAGGAAGTTTATCGCAGCGCCTTTACCACTTTGGTTCTGGCAGGGAACGCTCATCACCACGTTATGACCCGCCGCCTCCAACGCCGATTTCAATGCCTTGGCGTTGGCACTCAGACCGTCGTCGTTGGACAAGAGGATGTTCATGGCGCTGGCGGACCAAGGCATGGCTGTGGCGCCTGCAAACAGCAAAAAGGCCAATGGGTTTTTCATGAAGTCTGAATCTGCCCGTGAGTCGTGAAAGAGGGCGGAAGCTTAAGGAGACGCTGTGAAGATTTAATGACGGGCGTGAAGCAGAGGCGGCGCCAAAAGAACGGACAGCCATTTACTAAGCGTAAAGAAATGAATGTCGCATCGCTCGTCATTCCGGCACGGATTGCCGGAATCCAGAAGCCAGGGATGGCAAGGCCGATACGTCCATGTGACCTGGACCTCGGCACTCCCTGCCGAGGTGACGAATGATTTTTCTTCTTTAACGTTTAGTAAGCGATGTTTCTGTTCTATTTGCCCGGCCAAAAAAAGTAACCGATGAAATAGCTGTCCGGGCGCGGTATACGGGACTCTCCGCCACCCGTATGTCGATCAATAAAGCTTTGTCGGGAGCGTTACATTAGACTTGTCCGGGTATCCGCTTGCGCGTTTGGAAGCTGGAACTGAACCCCTTTCCAGGAGAATCCCATGCTGAACCTTGCCCTGGCCATGCTGTTCTTCGTCGGCATCCACTTCGTCATTTCCGGCACCGGCCTGCGCGACCGGCTCGTCGCCTATCGGGGGGAAAAAGCCTTCCGCGCCGCATTTTCGGTGCTGTCGTTATTGGCGCTCGCGTGGGTCGTTCAGGCGTACCGGCAGGCCCCCTATATCGAAACTTGGGGCCAGCTTTCCGAGTTCAAGCCGATCGCCGCAGTCCTGATGCTGGTCTCCTTCGTCTTCGTGGTCGCCGGGCTCACCACCGCGAATCCCACGGCGGTGTCCGGCGAAAGCGTGCTGAACGATGCCGACGCCGCCAAGGGCATTCTCCGGATCACCCGGCATCCGTTCCTGTGGGGACTCTCCCTGTGGGCGCTGATCCACGTGATCGCCAACGGCGACGTGGCCGCTCTGTTGCTGTTCGGTTCGCTGCTGGCGCTGTGCCTGTTCGGCACGCGATCGATCGATGCCAAGCGCCGGCGGGCCTATGGCGACCGCTGGGAGCGCTTTGCCGCCGCCGCCTCCAATATCCCTTTCATGGCCATCAAGAAAGGCCGCAATCGACTCGAGCTCGGCGAGATCGGATGGCAGCGGCTGGGCATCGCGGTAGCCTTGTATCTCGCCATGCTCCACTTCCACGCGAAGATTTTCGGCGTTCCGCCGCTATTCTGAGCCGGCGGGCAAACACACGGCGGGCCGGCCTGCCCCTTGCCTGTGCGGTTCGGGTCCACGTAATCTTGGTGCTCCGGCGGTCCCCGCCGGCCTGCCCGAGCCTATACAACAGCACGAGGTGTCATCATGGATACCTGTTCTCTTACAGCGAAACAATGCACTCCTTGCCAGGGCGGCATTCCCCCGTTGACCGAGGAAGAAGCCGGAAAGCTCCGCGTCCATGTCCCCCAGTGGGAGTTCAAGGATGCCGCAACCAAGCTGAAAAGGACGTTCCGGTTCAAGAACTTCATGGAAGCGCTGGACTTCGCCCGGAAGGTCGGCGAATTATGCGAAGCGGAGGGCCATCACCCGGACATCGGGATCGGGTGGGGCTACTGCAGGGTGGAATTCCAGACCCACAAGATCAACGGACTCCACGAGAACGACTTCATCATGGCCGCCAAGGTAGATGAGCTGTCGGGGGAAACCTAGAAGGCCCTGCCCCGTCCGCAGACTTCCGGCCGAACCCGGCTCACCCGAAATCATGGGAGGTCCGCCATGCAAATCTTTGTCACCGGAGGAACGGGCTTCATCGGCAGAAGCTTGTGCCGTCATCTGTCGGAGCGAGGGCACCGACTGACCGTTCTCAGCCGGCAGGCACCCGACACGGTGCGACGCCTGTGCGGCGAGACGGTAATGCCGGTTGCCGGCATCGACTCGCTTTCCCCCCAGGCCGGCTTCGACGCCGTGGTCAACCTGGCCGGCGAACCCATCGCCGACAAACGCTGGACCGAAGCGCGCAAACGCCTGTTGTGGGAAAGCCGGATCGGGCTGACCTCGGAACTGGTCGATTACATCGCGCGGGCCGAGACCAAGCCCCAGATCCTGGTCAGCGGTTCGGCGGTCGGTTATTACGGCAACCGGGGCGATACCCTGCTCGATGAGGAATCCGCGGGCGGTGACGACTTCGGCCACCGCCTGTGTGCGGCCTGGGAGGAGGCGGCATCCCAGGCGGCCGGACATGGTGTGCGGGTTTGCGTGCTGCGGACCGGGCTGGTCGTCGGCCGGAATGGCGGCTTTCTCCAGCGGATGCTGCCCTTGTTCAGGCGGGGGCTCGGCGGCCGCATCGGAGACGGCCGCCAGTGGATGAGCTGGATCCACATCGACGATCACGTCGCCGTCACCGAATACCTGATCGGAAATGCACACCTGGAGGGCGCGTTCAACGCGACCGCACCCAATCCGGTCACCAATCGCGAGTTCACCGAATGTCTGGCGCGCCTCCTCAACCGGCCGGCGCCATTGCCGGTGCCGGCGTTCACGCTGCGGCTGGCCTTGGGCGAAATGGCGGAGTTGCTGCTCGGCGGACAGCGGGTGATACCGAAACGCCTGCAGCAGGAGCCGTTCCGTTTCCGCTACGAGCACCTCGAAGACGCGCTGCGCGACGCCCTCGGGCGTTAGGCCCCCATGCCGGCAGACCACTTCGATCTGGTGACTCGGTGGCGCCTCGATGCGCCGGCGGAAAAAGTCTGGCAGGTCTTGTCGGATGCAGAGCGATGGCCCGAGTGGTGGCCCTGCGTGGAAGCGGTCGAAAAGATCGATCCCGGCGGAACGAACGGAGAAAACTCGCTCTGGGCCTATACCTGGAAAACGATGCTGCCTTACAGGCTCCGGCTGGAATTCCGCATGACCCGTATCGCTGCGCCTGTACTGCTGGAAGCGGATGTGAGGGGAGATGTTGCCGGACGGGGGCTTTGCCGGATTTACCGGCAGGAGCATCGCACCGTCGTCCAGTATGAATGGAATGTGAGGCTCTGCCGATCCTGGATGAAACGGCTAGCCCCCCTCGCCCGCCCCGTTTTCCTCTGGAATCACCGGATGGTGATGCGGCAGGGCGAAGCGAGTCTGGCCGCACGGCTCGCTAGTGACGGCGGAACGCTTTCCCCGGACCCGCCAGCTAGACACGGCGGCGCCGTCACTGCGGGAGCTTGTAGCGCGCCTCCTCGGCATAGTATTCAGGAAAGCCGACCGCCGCGTTGAGGTCTTCAAAGCCCAACACGTTGGCGGGCTCGCCGCGGCGGATGCATTCGAGCGCCTCGCGCATGGCGCGGATGGAGACGTTCAGGAGCGTCAGCGGGTAGACCGCAATCTTGTAGCCGATAGCCTCGAGTTCTGCCGGCGGCAGCACAGGCGTCTTGCCCGCCTCGATCATGTTGGCCATTTTCGGACCCTCCACCTCCGCGCAATACCTTTTCATCTCGTCCGCATCGAGCGGCGCTTCGAGAAACGTGATGTCCGCGCCCAGTTCCCGGAAAGCCTGGCAGCGCGCGATGGCTTCGTCGATGCCAGCGGGACCGCGGGCGTCCGTGCGCGCCATGATCAGGATGTCGGCGCCGGCGTTGCGGGCGTCCACGGCGGCCCGGATGCGCATCAGGGCTTCGTCGCGTCCGACCACCGCCTTGCCCTGGGTATGGCCGCAACGCTTCGGCGCGACTTGGTCCTCCAGCATGATGCAGGCGAAGCCGGCCCGGGCATAACCCTCCACCGTCCGCTTGATGTTCAGCGCATTGCCGAAGCCGGTGTCCCCGTCGCCGAACATCGGGATGGACACCGCGGCACAGATGGCCCGCCCCTGGTCCGCCAATTCCCCGTAGGACAGAAGACCGGTATCGGGCAGGGCGAGCCGGTCGGCCGAAACGGCGAACCCGCTCATGAAGCCCATCTCGAAGCCCGCCTGTTCGATCAGGCGGGCGGACATGGCGTCGTGGCAGCCGGGCATGATGCGGATCCCGGGACGGGCGAGTATCTGGCGTAATTTGGCGGCGGGCGAGGTCATCGTGCATCGGGCCTGGGATAAGGGAAATTGAAAATAGCGCCGGGAGCCGGGCGGCGCAAGAGCGGAGCCGTGATGATCGGTGACACGCCCCATGAACGGTACCAGGAAAGGGCGCGACGGCGGCAATCCCTTCTCAGCACCCGCGTCAACTATAGTTGTGCGGAGATTCGCCTTTGCGGCTCACGAGGGCAACAGAAACGGGGTATTCATCCGCCCCGACCGTCTGCAGCCTGCAGCAGGACAGGCAAAGTTTCCCTCCGGCCACCACCCCGTAAATGCCCTACGTCGGTGAAGGGGCGAGATTGGACCTACCCGGATCGATCATGGCCGTTGCGGTCGGCTCCGTTTACGCCCCTCCAGTCCGTCATGTGCAGCTGCCGCACACCGACCAACTCCCTCCCGCGAGCGAGCGTGAAGGTCGGGTTCTTTCCGGCGTGACTCTTGGCAGCACCGCCACCCGTTCCGGTAGATAGCGGTCGCTTTGGCGCCGGGGGACGGCGACCCCGAGCCTGCGCGCGAAGTTGTCGGCGATCTCCGTGTCCTTCCAATAGTCCCCGTGGCCGTTGCCGAAGGCCTGCCAGGGACTTTGCGTCGGGAAGTCCGGCGGATTGCCGTTGAGGCCGACCGCCTCGAGGTAGACCTCCGGCTCATGACCCATGGCGCGGGCCAGGGCCTGGCCGGGCGGGAAGGCTCCCCGCAACACCAGATCGTGCGGGGAATACAGGACCAGACGCTCGCGGACGATGTTGCCGGCCCGCCGCAGGGGCCGCCCTTTCCGGACCAGTTCGACGGGAACCGCCGCCGCCATCAACTGGATCAGCGCGATGCTGGGCCTCGGAGCGACGGCGCCAGCGGCGAACAGATCCAGCATTTCCAGGATCAGCCTGCAACCGAGGGAGTGGCCGACCAGGACGAATTCCGTCACCGGATGGGTGCGGGCGCTGGCGGAAAGGAATTCGGCAAGGCGCCGAGCCGAGAGTTTGGCGTCGGGAATCTCCGTGGGATAACTCAAGAAATCGAGCCATTGGAAGAAACCGAAGTCGGCGTCGCCCGGCCAGAAGAAACGCCCGACCCGCCCGAGCCCGTAAGGGAGGTGGTCCAGAAATTGCCGGAACGCCGCGCAGGCCTCGCACTGGCTGTTGTTGTAGCCGTGGACCAGGAGGATCACGCGATGCGCGCCGCGCAGCCAGCCCGCCGGATGTTCGGCGACCCTGACGACCGGCCCGCCGACGGACTGCCGGCGGACCGAAAGCTCGCCGTCCGCCGCGATCATCGCGGCCGGTTCCGCAGGCTTTCTATCGCCGCGACCAGGTCACGCGCCACCGGTGCGATGAAACCGCCGAGCACCGCTACGATCAGGGCATAAGCGAAGTGCGCGCCGGTCCAGAACTCCCTGCCGCCGTAGACCGTCAGCGCGGCAATGATGATGACCGTGCTCAGCATTACCGACAGCCATTGCAGGATGGCGCGCCAGCGCCCGCCCATGGCGATCTGGACGGCGTCCAGGCTCCGCTGGATATGTTGCGCCACCCGGTTGCGCTTCTGCAGATAGCCGTCGATGGCCGCCTGGTATTCCTTTTCGCCCTCCTGGTCCTGTTCGGCGGGGCGGCCCTTGCACAGGCCCTCGATATCCTCGGGATCGGCCCGTTGGGCCAGAATCCGCATCAGGTCGCCGTAGCGCTCCGGGTAGTCGAGCACCGACTGCACTGCGGCGTTGATCTGACCGGCAAACTGCTCCACGGGCAGATCGTAGAGCGCCTTGGCGTCCCCCGCCGTGGCGAGGTCGATGAGGCTGCGCAAGGCATCCTCCGCCCGGCTCGGCCCGACCATGGCGCGACCGGCGCTCGCCATGAACCATCCCTCGAACCACCGGCGCTGGAATGCGCGCCGGCTCGGCAGCAGATCCTTGACGAGCTGGAGCAGCGCCATGGTGACGATACCGACACCCGACAAGGCCACCAGCAACGCGAAACCGTACCGATCTATCGCCTGGAGCGCCATTTCGATCGCGCCCGCTGCTTCGCTCCCCATATTCCCCCCTTGTGGCGGAAACCACTCATCGACCGAGAAAGGACAGAGTCGGGACCCAAGCATAAACCCGCCCGGCCCATTCTTGAAACGGGACGTGATACGTTCAGGCCGCCGGCTTGAATGGATTACGCCCGCCTTCACCGGGCGTGAAGCAGCGGATCAGAATGACACGATGACATCGGCCGACAGCAGGATCTGCGAAGTCGCGTTGCCGTCGTCGAAGGGGCGGGTGCCGTCGGACCAGTCGTAGCGCAAATTGGGCCGCGTGGTCAGCCAGGGGAACGGCGACCATTTCACCCCGGCGGTCACGGCGTAATAGCTGCCGGGAACAAGTCCCATCGTCGGCGCCCGCGCCGGCGACAGCACACGGGTGCCGCCGTCATCGCGGAACCATTCGCCGCGTAGGCCGAGCGACAGCTCCTCCGCCAGATCGTAGGAAAGGTACTGGACCAGGCCATACCAGCGGGTGGTTTGCCCGTCCCCGCTGATCCAGCCGTGATCGTGCTGAAGGGTGGCGTGCAGCTGCGGGGTAAGGTCGTGATGCGCGACCAGGCTGTAGAAGTTCAGCTCGCCGCGGGGCACGGTGGTTACGGTGCCGTTCGAGCCGTTGATCGACAGCGAGGTCTCGCCGGAATAGCTGGTCCAGGTACCGCCGCCGACGAAGGCCCAGTTCTCCAGGCTGTGGTCGAATACGCCGTCCCAGCCCGCGAACTGGCTGCCGGTCACCGCGGCCGCATCCAGCAGCAGGTTGTCGGTGGGCTGGTAGCTGAAACGGATGCCGGTGTGGGTGAACGGCTCCCCGTACTGCATGGTGTAGGAATGGGAATAGAAGAAGTTTTCCGGCGCCATGACGGATTCCACGCCGACCACGGTATAGAAATGGCCCAGCTTGACGCCGAGGCCGCGCCCCACGGGCACTAGCGCTTCCAGG
This portion of the Methylococcus mesophilus genome encodes:
- a CDS encoding SRPBCC family protein, which translates into the protein MPADHFDLVTRWRLDAPAEKVWQVLSDAERWPEWWPCVEAVEKIDPGGTNGENSLWAYTWKTMLPYRLRLEFRMTRIAAPVLLEADVRGDVAGRGLCRIYRQEHRTVVQYEWNVRLCRSWMKRLAPLARPVFLWNHRMVMRQGEASLAARLASDGGTLSPDPPARHGGAVTAGACSAPPRHSIQESRPPR
- a CDS encoding isocitrate lyase/PEP mutase family protein: MTSPAAKLRQILARPGIRIMPGCHDAMSARLIEQAGFEMGFMSGFAVSADRLALPDTGLLSYGELADQGRAICAAVSIPMFGDGDTGFGNALNIKRTVEGYARAGFACIMLEDQVAPKRCGHTQGKAVVGRDEALMRIRAAVDARNAGADILIMARTDARGPAGIDEAIARCQAFRELGADITFLEAPLDADEMKRYCAEVEGPKMANMIEAGKTPVLPPAELEAIGYKIAVYPLTLLNVSIRAMREALECIRRGEPANVLGFEDLNAAVGFPEYYAEEARYKLPQ
- a CDS encoding alpha/beta hydrolase, with protein sequence MIAADGELSVRRQSVGGPVVRVAEHPAGWLRGAHRVILLVHGYNNSQCEACAAFRQFLDHLPYGLGRVGRFFWPGDADFGFFQWLDFLSYPTEIPDAKLSARRLAEFLSASARTHPVTEFVLVGHSLGCRLILEMLDLFAAGAVAPRPSIALIQLMAAAVPVELVRKGRPLRRAGNIVRERLVLYSPHDLVLRGAFPPGQALARAMGHEPEVYLEAVGLNGNPPDFPTQSPWQAFGNGHGDYWKDTEIADNFARRLGVAVPRRQSDRYLPERVAVLPRVTPERTRPSRSLAGGSWSVCGSCT
- a CDS encoding porin, which translates into the protein MAPVSGAGLEQARGVFEMLPDGMNPNDSDWMQGLRLTLGGWIDAGLTHNFDEPGSGYNGPVTFSDRADEFQPNQVYLYLERAVDRQGESFDLGGRLDLMYGTDAWFSQAFGDPQGSWDRQISNNNRYNLAVPQAYLEALVPVGRGLGVKLGHFYTVVGVESVMAPENFFYSHSYTMQYGEPFTHTGIRFSYQPTDNLLLDAAAVTGSQFAGWDGVFDHSLENWAFVGGGTWTSYSGETSLSINGSNGTVTTVPRGELNFYSLVAHHDLTPQLHATLQHDHGWISGDGQTTRWYGLVQYLSYDLAEELSLGLRGEWFRDDGGTRVLSPARAPTMGLVPGSYYAVTAGVKWSPFPWLTTRPNLRYDWSDGTRPFDDGNATSQILLSADVIVSF